The proteins below are encoded in one region of Halocatena salina:
- a CDS encoding precorrin-8X methylmutase, giving the protein MTTEDAEPYADLGATTESAMEIAETSMDRVREFVPDETLADRMRQKAVHATGDPEFQHLLRFTGNPVRAGARAVLDGQSIVTDITMAKAGITGRGHSCPVHKAIGNGSELAERTGMTRTAASVLELDRQGIYEGAIAVVGNAPTAALALADCIENGTRPAVVIATPVGFVKAETSRERIRTVTAEHNVPAVTNVGRRGGSGLAAALTNELIHVASDARDDAVDLTPEEP; this is encoded by the coding sequence ATGACGACTGAGGACGCTGAACCGTACGCCGATCTCGGTGCCACTACTGAATCCGCCATGGAGATCGCCGAGACCAGCATGGACCGGGTACGGGAGTTCGTTCCCGACGAGACGTTGGCCGATCGCATGCGACAGAAAGCGGTCCACGCGACCGGTGACCCGGAGTTCCAGCACCTGCTGCGGTTCACCGGCAATCCCGTCCGTGCTGGCGCGCGGGCGGTGCTCGATGGGCAGTCCATCGTCACGGACATCACGATGGCCAAAGCGGGCATCACCGGCCGTGGGCATTCCTGTCCGGTCCACAAAGCCATCGGCAACGGCAGCGAGCTGGCCGAACGGACCGGGATGACCCGTACGGCCGCATCGGTGCTCGAACTCGACCGTCAGGGGATCTACGAGGGAGCGATCGCCGTGGTCGGAAACGCACCGACGGCGGCGCTCGCGCTCGCCGACTGCATCGAGAACGGCACCCGACCCGCAGTCGTGATCGCAACACCTGTGGGATTCGTCAAAGCCGAAACGAGCCGTGAACGGATCCGAACGGTCACGGCAGAGCACAACGTCCCAGCGGTCACAAACGTCGGTCGACGTGGGGGAAGCGGACTTGCGGCGGCGCTGACCAACGAGTTGATCCACGTCGCAAGCGATGCCAGAGACGACGCTGTGGATCTCACCCCCGAGGAGCCATGA
- a CDS encoding CbiX/SirB N-terminal domain-containing protein, whose protein sequence is MSSETLLLIGRETAHTPEVFETHADRLARRGVVEEVFTTTYESEPVRELRSQLREIPGDRVYAIPMCVAHTFDTVRDLPAALSFVSGSVQYCEPIGRMPAVTDVIVERATEQVRAGSEVSLVLVGFGSSSKPYHRQMVEYHAARLEEGTEYGEVLACYLVQDPAVECIGYELSNDRAVAVPLFLSRCEATKHRIPEQLESDGIAYAEPFGTHPRITDAIHAELEKQRALADDGSFSFEDRLTATRRPVATDGEGPE, encoded by the coding sequence ATGTCATCCGAAACGCTCCTACTCATCGGCCGTGAGACGGCGCACACTCCGGAGGTGTTCGAAACACACGCAGATCGTCTCGCCCGGCGTGGTGTCGTCGAAGAGGTGTTCACTACGACCTACGAGAGCGAGCCGGTTCGTGAGCTTCGCAGTCAGCTACGGGAGATTCCGGGCGATCGGGTGTATGCGATACCGATGTGTGTCGCGCACACGTTCGATACGGTAAGGGATCTACCAGCAGCGCTGTCGTTCGTTTCCGGAAGCGTACAGTACTGTGAGCCGATAGGACGGATGCCGGCCGTCACCGACGTGATCGTCGAGCGCGCCACCGAGCAGGTACGCGCTGGCTCTGAGGTGTCGCTGGTCCTGGTCGGGTTCGGGAGCAGTTCGAAACCGTACCACCGCCAGATGGTCGAGTATCACGCGGCGCGGCTCGAGGAGGGGACGGAGTACGGCGAGGTACTGGCCTGTTATCTGGTGCAGGATCCGGCGGTCGAGTGCATCGGATATGAACTCTCAAACGACCGGGCGGTCGCGGTGCCGCTGTTTCTGTCCCGGTGTGAGGCGACCAAGCATCGGATTCCTGAACAGTTGGAATCGGACGGGATCGCGTACGCCGAACCGTTCGGGACCCACCCTCGAATCACGGACGCGATCCACGCGGAGCTCGAAAAACAGCGCGCGTTAGCCGATGATGGCTCGTTCTCGTTCGAAGATCGATTGACCGCCACTCGGCGCCCGGTTGCGACTGACGGAGAAGGTCCGGAGTGA
- a CDS encoding CbtA family protein translates to MFTEYVTRGAKAGLGGGIALGLFIALVGNPLIGYAETFEHSHEHPPAVSEPVTAVVSVVGGVLLGVLLGIVVFGVIYYLLEPVLPGRGSVDIDSYLLGGAGFITVSGAPWLLFPPQPPGVEQSLSVDVRIAWYAFMMGVGALSCGLAGHVYRRFADRSRAIAAFGTVAAFGLLPLATVVAPTNSVTGPIPADLATVIRAITAMGQVGFWFVLATVHAWLVRRDRSTPEPETDPIDAPSMTVEP, encoded by the coding sequence ATGTTCACTGAATACGTCACTCGGGGGGCAAAGGCGGGGCTAGGCGGCGGCATCGCGCTCGGTCTGTTCATCGCGCTGGTCGGGAACCCGCTCATCGGGTACGCCGAGACGTTCGAACACAGCCACGAACATCCACCGGCGGTTTCGGAACCCGTCACGGCGGTGGTTAGCGTTGTTGGGGGCGTTCTGTTGGGCGTGTTGCTCGGGATCGTCGTGTTCGGCGTCATCTACTATCTCTTAGAGCCGGTGCTTCCCGGTCGTGGCTCCGTCGACATCGACAGTTACCTACTCGGCGGCGCTGGGTTCATCACTGTATCCGGCGCGCCGTGGCTTTTGTTTCCGCCCCAACCGCCGGGCGTGGAGCAGTCGCTCTCGGTCGACGTGCGGATCGCGTGGTACGCCTTCATGATGGGTGTGGGTGCGCTGTCGTGTGGGCTGGCCGGGCACGTGTATCGACGGTTCGCCGATCGGAGCCGGGCGATCGCGGCGTTCGGAACTGTCGCGGCGTTCGGACTGCTCCCGCTGGCTACCGTCGTTGCGCCGACGAATTCGGTCACGGGACCGATCCCAGCCGACTTGGCGACGGTGATACGGGCGATCACTGCGATGGGACAGGTCGGGTTCTGGTTCGTCCTCGCTACTGTCCATGCATGGTTGGTTCGACGCGACCGATCGACCCCTGAGCCGGAGACCGACCCGATCGACGCGCCGTCGATGACCGTCGAGCCATGA
- a CDS encoding VWA domain-containing protein translates to MVDLCADKKTLPEESAPSFAEIVGQEELKEALLATVVNDGLDGLLIRGEKGTGKSTTVRALSEQLPSQSVITGCPYGCPPDVPERQCEDCRERTDPETTERSVPLVTLPLGATRERVVGTLSVADALAGDYEFDAGVLARANRGILYIDEVNLLNDHLVDVLLDVAASGVNRVERDGMSLTHPAEFTLIGTMNPEEGDLRPQLRDRFALQATVTACDDLDQRVTIINQAIGQTDKEERSALNTTTVRDRVRTARDRFRDVSLPRPIAETIAECCRESGVEGHRGDIATAHAAMTFAALDDRTTVTESDVQRAVSFALPHRLRSRPFEDAQDIEDVIQEQFDEGTEPEDRETEPSEDSPETDAEADGTMDSESDDGEPTAPSPTKARSDDLSDSDRSADPHEGTDGDRTDEGDEGRTDEGDEATPIIPGQDRADIGAANAPDPSVPAVSDEVDSVDGDHVRISPRVDGAGSRVRTRRAASTDRQLDAAASVRAAASRGAQSVASRDLRHSIRQSETAALVVFVVDASASMRPAMAVAKATMLELLQDTYQHRDEVAFITFSGEDADVLLPPTDSVALAARHLKELPTGDRTPLPAGLHTASELLERADPDASLVVAVTDGRANVPRERPVSETRTAATRLAETGAHTLIVDAGDGSGLTETIAETTGGERVPLDALSAERVDTAVSAIE, encoded by the coding sequence ATGGTTGATTTGTGCGCGGATAAAAAAACTTTGCCCGAGGAAAGTGCGCCGTCGTTCGCCGAGATCGTCGGTCAGGAGGAGTTGAAGGAAGCACTGCTCGCCACCGTGGTGAACGACGGACTGGACGGGCTGTTGATCCGTGGGGAAAAGGGAACGGGAAAATCGACCACAGTGCGGGCGTTGTCCGAGCAACTTCCTTCGCAGTCGGTGATCACGGGCTGTCCGTACGGCTGTCCGCCAGACGTGCCCGAACGCCAATGTGAGGACTGTCGCGAGCGGACCGATCCGGAGACGACCGAGCGGTCGGTGCCCCTCGTGACGCTTCCGTTAGGGGCCACCCGCGAGCGTGTCGTGGGAACGCTGTCGGTGGCGGACGCGCTCGCGGGTGACTACGAGTTCGACGCCGGGGTGCTCGCTCGTGCGAACCGTGGTATCCTGTACATTGACGAGGTGAATCTCCTCAACGACCATCTAGTGGACGTGTTGCTCGATGTCGCCGCGAGCGGTGTCAACCGAGTCGAGCGGGACGGGATGAGTCTCACCCACCCGGCGGAGTTCACGCTCATCGGCACGATGAACCCCGAAGAAGGTGACCTCCGGCCACAGCTACGCGACCGATTTGCGCTCCAAGCAACCGTGACAGCGTGTGACGATCTCGATCAGCGAGTCACGATCATCAACCAGGCGATCGGACAGACGGACAAGGAGGAGAGATCGGCGCTCAACACGACGACGGTTCGGGACCGTGTGCGTACCGCCCGCGACCGCTTTCGAGACGTCTCATTACCCCGACCGATCGCAGAAACGATCGCCGAATGTTGTCGGGAATCGGGCGTCGAAGGGCATCGAGGAGACATCGCCACGGCACACGCTGCCATGACGTTCGCTGCGCTCGATGATCGGACGACAGTAACCGAGTCGGACGTTCAGCGTGCTGTGTCGTTCGCACTACCGCATCGCCTGCGGTCTCGACCGTTTGAGGACGCTCAAGACATCGAAGATGTCATCCAGGAGCAGTTCGACGAGGGAACCGAACCGGAAGATCGTGAAACCGAACCGAGCGAGGACAGTCCCGAGACCGATGCCGAGGCAGACGGAACGATGGACAGCGAATCGGACGACGGAGAACCGACTGCTCCATCACCGACGAAGGCGCGTTCAGACGACCTCTCCGACAGTGATCGATCAGCGGATCCGCACGAGGGAACTGATGGAGATCGAACGGACGAGGGTGATGAAGGTCGAACGGACGAGGGCGATGAAGCCACCCCGATCATTCCCGGTCAGGACCGAGCCGACATCGGTGCCGCCAACGCACCCGATCCGTCCGTTCCCGCCGTGTCCGATGAGGTCGACTCAGTGGATGGTGATCACGTCCGTATTTCTCCGCGCGTCGATGGAGCAGGAAGTCGGGTTCGGACGAGACGAGCGGCATCGACCGATCGTCAGCTTGACGCCGCCGCGTCCGTCCGAGCCGCCGCGTCCCGGGGTGCTCAGTCAGTGGCGTCGCGGGATCTGCGCCACTCGATTCGTCAGTCCGAGACCGCCGCCCTTGTGGTGTTCGTCGTAGACGCTAGCGCGTCGATGCGGCCTGCAATGGCTGTTGCGAAGGCAACCATGCTCGAACTTCTACAGGACACTTACCAACACCGCGATGAAGTCGCGTTCATCACCTTTTCGGGCGAGGATGCTGACGTGTTGCTCCCGCCGACCGACAGTGTCGCGCTCGCTGCCCGCCACCTCAAGGAGCTACCGACTGGGGACCGGACGCCGCTCCCGGCTGGCCTCCACACCGCTAGCGAACTACTCGAACGCGCCGATCCGGATGCGAGCCTCGTCGTAGCGGTCACCGACGGACGGGCGAACGTTCCGCGCGAACGTCCAGTGAGTGAAACGCGCACAGCGGCCACACGACTCGCCGAGACCGGTGCCCACACGCTCATCGTCGACGCTGGCGACGGCTCTGGACTCACGGAAACAATCGCTGAAACGACCGGTGGCGAGCGCGTACCCCTCGACGCGCTGTCGGCCGAACGTGTCGACACCGCCGTCTCAGCGATCGAGTAG
- the cobN gene encoding cobaltochelatase subunit CobN, whose product MPTIGLYTATENELGAVQQAGSRMADIDLVVRSESDLDDESAIDAFVEELTDAAAVVFWLHGAEESMPGYDHAIGRLDEAGIPLVVKSTGDAYAVEDTSVTATVRDQVYAYLERGGTSNIANCARFLADEYGDDGWAYDDPVALPTEGVYHPDHPGATYEELVATFSSDRPTVAVWFYESHWTHENTRYVDAQVRAIESQGANALPIFCNPATDSDEQRDAEWVTDAWLTDDMGAPIVDCVLSSFMFSLSMDERGRSASDEGANEVFLDQLGVPVIQTITTMRSRERYEGSDTGVMGFELALSVALPEFDGNIITHPISGKERTDDVAGIGSAPKQHFPIEDRVDHAARLAVNWATVRHTSPSERRIAIILHNYPPSDDGIGTAFGLDSPESTVNLLRELAARGYDLGGTRPDSGETLIDALTAQLTLDDRWVAPEDVRELSVDTVAPEQYAAWFTGMDERFRENVTEEWGPEPDRAFAIPGVEFGNVLVTVQPPRGFGMDPSKVYHDSDLQPPHDYVAFYAWLRNAFEADAVVHLGTHGSLEWLPGKTVGLNGESAPDQLISDLPNVYPYIINNPGEGTQAKRRSYAAIVDYLTPVMRSAGTYGELSELEALANQFREAGTVEARSDDGEQLARLIRETVDELDLAVELGVAGEIDDMADVRGPEAAGSTLAEGTVAGDDVGIDELVERIHEYLTDVKTTQIRMGLHTMGESPDGERLIEYLVALTRLENPGAPSLRKSVAGVLGVEYERMLDDPGAYDETLGMTYAEAADVVYETSVELVETLAEHGFDVPTAGTDTEPDELTMDHLVVDLEPLGGGRATAGAHEDLRTVLSFICEEVTPRVRDASAEIPRTADALAGEYVPPGGSGAPTRGGVDLLPTARNFYTLDPRKVPANSAWRVGKEVAEGVLERHRSQADEYPEEIGVVAWGTPTVRTRGETIAQVLALMGVEPEWTDAGRIDGVVPIPLSELDRPRIDVTTRVSGLFRDAFPQAASVVHDAVEAVVELDEPHEMNYVKKHVEQETERLREQGIEDPTVTHRVFTTRPGGYGAGTNKAVDEGNWEDSADLADVYVQWGGYALGKRGRVTEAHDAFERRLGTVEATVKIEDTAEQDEFDSSDWYAFHGGFITAVSEIADDEPASYVGDSSDPDNVSVYTNEEKVRKAMRARVLNPDWLDSMTDHDYKGAGDLSTTVDVVLGWDATTGVVSDRLWTDVAKAYALDPERQQWLHEVNPWALESITDTLLEAIDRGLFEADDAMEDRIRDVNLRVDGDLEARASSEVTADDD is encoded by the coding sequence ATGCCAACGATCGGTTTGTACACGGCGACGGAAAACGAGTTAGGGGCAGTACAACAGGCAGGGTCTCGGATGGCGGACATCGATCTGGTCGTTCGTTCCGAAAGCGATCTCGACGATGAGTCGGCGATCGATGCGTTCGTGGAGGAACTGACGGACGCGGCGGCAGTGGTGTTCTGGTTACACGGGGCCGAAGAAAGCATGCCGGGATACGACCACGCGATCGGTCGGTTGGATGAGGCGGGGATCCCTCTCGTCGTCAAATCGACCGGTGATGCCTACGCTGTGGAGGACACGAGCGTCACGGCGACGGTCCGTGATCAGGTGTACGCGTATCTGGAGCGGGGAGGAACCAGCAACATCGCCAACTGCGCGCGGTTTCTGGCCGACGAGTACGGAGACGACGGGTGGGCGTACGATGATCCGGTTGCGCTTCCCACGGAAGGCGTGTACCATCCGGACCACCCGGGCGCGACCTACGAGGAACTCGTGGCAACGTTCTCATCGGATCGACCGACGGTTGCGGTCTGGTTCTATGAATCTCACTGGACCCACGAGAACACCCGGTACGTAGACGCACAAGTGCGCGCGATCGAGTCTCAGGGGGCGAATGCCCTCCCAATCTTCTGCAATCCGGCGACCGATAGCGACGAGCAACGCGACGCCGAGTGGGTGACTGACGCGTGGCTCACCGATGATATGGGCGCGCCGATCGTGGATTGTGTGCTGTCGTCGTTCATGTTCTCGTTGTCGATGGACGAACGGGGACGGAGCGCGAGCGACGAGGGTGCGAACGAGGTGTTTCTCGACCAGTTGGGTGTGCCGGTCATTCAGACGATCACGACGATGCGCTCGCGCGAGCGGTACGAGGGAAGCGATACGGGCGTAATGGGGTTCGAACTCGCCCTGTCGGTCGCACTACCGGAGTTCGACGGCAACATCATCACCCATCCCATCAGCGGCAAGGAACGAACCGACGACGTGGCCGGCATCGGGAGCGCACCGAAACAGCATTTCCCGATCGAAGATCGCGTCGACCACGCCGCGCGGCTCGCAGTCAACTGGGCGACAGTACGGCATACTTCGCCTTCCGAGCGGCGGATCGCCATCATCTTGCACAACTATCCTCCGAGCGACGACGGCATCGGCACCGCGTTCGGACTCGACAGTCCTGAGAGTACCGTGAATCTACTCCGTGAGCTGGCGGCTCGCGGCTACGATCTCGGCGGAACGCGTCCGGACAGCGGAGAAACGCTCATCGATGCACTAACCGCACAACTCACGCTCGATGACCGATGGGTCGCCCCCGAGGACGTACGCGAGCTGAGCGTCGACACCGTCGCTCCCGAGCAGTACGCCGCGTGGTTCACGGGAATGGACGAGCGGTTTCGTGAGAACGTCACCGAGGAATGGGGTCCGGAACCCGACCGAGCTTTTGCGATTCCGGGCGTCGAGTTCGGGAACGTACTCGTCACCGTCCAGCCACCCCGTGGGTTCGGGATGGATCCCTCGAAGGTGTACCACGACTCGGATCTCCAGCCGCCACACGATTACGTGGCTTTCTATGCGTGGCTCCGGAACGCGTTCGAGGCTGACGCCGTCGTTCATCTCGGGACCCATGGGAGTTTGGAATGGCTGCCGGGCAAAACGGTTGGGCTGAACGGCGAGAGCGCTCCCGACCAGCTGATCTCCGATCTTCCGAACGTCTACCCCTACATTATCAACAATCCCGGTGAAGGAACACAGGCGAAACGCCGTTCGTATGCGGCCATCGTGGACTATCTGACGCCGGTGATGCGCTCTGCCGGCACGTACGGCGAGCTGTCCGAGCTGGAAGCGCTCGCCAACCAGTTCCGAGAGGCTGGCACGGTCGAGGCCCGTTCCGACGACGGCGAGCAGCTCGCTCGTCTCATCCGAGAGACAGTGGACGAGTTGGATCTCGCTGTCGAGCTCGGTGTTGCTGGTGAGATAGACGATATGGCAGACGTTCGTGGCCCCGAGGCGGCCGGATCGACGCTCGCGGAGGGCACAGTAGCGGGCGACGACGTCGGTATCGACGAACTCGTCGAACGCATTCACGAGTATCTCACCGATGTGAAAACGACGCAGATCCGGATGGGGTTGCACACGATGGGCGAATCCCCCGACGGAGAGCGGCTCATCGAGTATCTCGTCGCACTCACCCGGCTCGAAAACCCGGGGGCACCGAGTCTTCGAAAGAGCGTTGCCGGTGTTCTCGGTGTCGAGTACGAGCGGATGCTCGACGATCCCGGCGCGTACGACGAGACGCTCGGGATGACCTACGCTGAGGCCGCCGACGTGGTGTACGAGACGAGTGTCGAACTCGTAGAAACGCTTGCCGAGCACGGTTTCGACGTTCCAACAGCCGGGACGGACACGGAGCCGGACGAACTGACCATGGATCACCTCGTGGTCGATCTCGAACCACTCGGCGGCGGACGAGCGACCGCTGGAGCACACGAGGACCTTCGGACGGTGCTATCGTTCATCTGTGAGGAGGTGACGCCGCGCGTTCGGGACGCGAGCGCGGAGATCCCTCGGACGGCAGACGCCCTCGCTGGCGAGTACGTCCCACCGGGCGGCAGCGGCGCGCCAACACGTGGTGGCGTCGATCTGCTGCCGACTGCCCGGAACTTCTACACGCTCGATCCGCGGAAAGTGCCGGCGAACAGCGCGTGGCGTGTCGGCAAGGAAGTCGCTGAGGGCGTCCTCGAACGACACCGTTCGCAAGCGGACGAGTATCCCGAGGAGATCGGCGTCGTCGCGTGGGGCACACCGACGGTTCGAACGCGTGGTGAGACGATCGCACAGGTGCTCGCGCTGATGGGTGTCGAACCGGAGTGGACCGACGCCGGGCGGATCGACGGCGTGGTACCGATCCCGCTTTCCGAGTTGGATCGCCCGCGCATCGACGTGACCACCAGAGTGTCGGGGCTGTTCCGGGATGCGTTCCCACAGGCTGCGAGCGTTGTCCACGACGCGGTCGAGGCGGTGGTCGAGCTGGACGAGCCACACGAGATGAACTACGTCAAAAAACACGTCGAGCAGGAAACCGAACGACTGCGCGAGCAGGGCATCGAGGATCCAACCGTCACACACCGCGTGTTCACCACGCGACCCGGCGGCTACGGCGCGGGAACGAACAAGGCCGTCGACGAAGGGAACTGGGAGGACAGCGCGGACCTTGCCGACGTGTACGTACAGTGGGGTGGGTACGCGCTCGGCAAGCGCGGGCGCGTCACCGAGGCGCACGACGCGTTCGAGCGCCGGCTCGGAACCGTCGAGGCCACCGTCAAGATCGAAGACACCGCAGAACAGGACGAGTTCGACAGCTCGGACTGGTACGCCTTTCACGGTGGATTCATCACCGCCGTCTCCGAGATCGCAGATGATGAGCCGGCGTCGTACGTTGGCGACTCCTCCGACCCCGACAACGTGTCTGTGTACACCAACGAAGAGAAGGTGCGAAAGGCGATGCGTGCCCGGGTGCTCAATCCCGACTGGCTCGACAGCATGACCGACCACGATTACAAAGGGGCGGGAGATCTGTCGACGACAGTCGATGTCGTGCTCGGCTGGGACGCCACCACGGGCGTCGTGAGCGATCGGCTCTGGACTGACGTAGCGAAAGCGTACGCCCTCGACCCCGAGCGCCAACAGTGGCTGCACGAGGTGAACCCGTGGGCCTTGGAGAGCATCACTGACACACTGTTGGAAGCGATCGATCGCGGGCTGTTCGAGGCCGACGACGCGATGGAAGACCGGATACGGGACGTCAATCTCCGGGTGGATGGCGATCTCGAGGCCCGCGCGTCCAGCGAGGTGACCGCCGATGACGACTGA
- a CDS encoding CbtB domain-containing protein has product MATDTVHGRIERVRIEFTLTQLVLVMASIVAVGFALLFVQEPMVHDSMHNFRHAVGVTCH; this is encoded by the coding sequence ATGGCGACAGACACCGTTCACGGACGGATCGAACGCGTTCGGATCGAATTCACACTGACCCAGTTGGTGCTGGTGATGGCATCGATCGTCGCAGTCGGGTTCGCATTGTTGTTCGTGCAAGAACCGATGGTTCACGATTCGATGCACAATTTCCGTCACGCAGTCGGGGTTACTTGCCACTGA
- a CDS encoding methyltransferase family protein — protein MRPAVASWPSATNVEAVMIALNTTVAAFAVGLVASAGIFAILLVTLTTDRQLWPPGEKTRAYYLHWTLVWLFNGSLVTVAVLDWNAWLLPRPGTLFAGVVLAVVGTAVFLRSASVMRSAEMTGVTGELYTGGPYAYSRNPQYVGMIVGIVGAALLVNSVWVAVLAAAHIGWVVLLPRAEEPHLRAAYGEAYEQYTARVPRFVGDHTVRMLIAD, from the coding sequence ATGCGTCCGGCTGTAGCGTCTTGGCCATCCGCCACGAACGTCGAAGCGGTGATGATTGCGCTGAACACCACGGTGGCAGCCTTTGCCGTCGGACTAGTCGCATCCGCCGGGATTTTTGCCATCCTGTTGGTAACGCTCACGACCGACCGCCAGCTGTGGCCGCCCGGCGAGAAAACACGGGCGTACTACCTTCATTGGACGCTCGTCTGGCTGTTCAACGGCTCGTTGGTGACCGTCGCCGTGTTGGACTGGAACGCGTGGCTACTGCCTCGCCCCGGAACGCTCTTCGCGGGCGTGGTGCTCGCCGTCGTCGGCACGGCAGTCTTCCTCCGGAGCGCGAGCGTGATGCGATCGGCGGAAATGACAGGCGTGACCGGGGAGCTGTACACAGGGGGGCCGTACGCGTACAGTAGAAATCCTCAGTACGTCGGGATGATCGTCGGGATCGTCGGAGCCGCATTGCTCGTCAATTCTGTGTGGGTAGCCGTGCTCGCGGCGGCCCACATCGGCTGGGTGGTACTGCTGCCCCGCGCCGAAGAACCGCATTTGCGCGCGGCGTACGGCGAGGCCTACGAACAGTACACGGCTCGAGTTCCTCGGTTCGTCGGTGATCACACCGTTCGCATGCTGATCGCCGACTGA
- a CDS encoding (2Fe-2S) ferredoxin domain-containing protein, whose protein sequence is MNDRTADVLENGFTDHVLVCTNDRESEYACCADAGASDVYEMVKGWLRDRGVFWSHVHVARTSCLGLCSDGGTAIVIHPRNRWYSDVRPDDVPDLLHEEFGPDASRLGIGSTDESGATIE, encoded by the coding sequence ATGAACGACCGGACAGCGGACGTTCTGGAGAACGGGTTCACCGATCACGTGTTAGTTTGCACGAACGACCGGGAGTCGGAGTACGCCTGTTGTGCCGATGCTGGCGCGAGCGACGTGTACGAGATGGTCAAAGGCTGGTTGCGCGATCGCGGCGTGTTCTGGTCGCACGTCCACGTTGCCCGAACGAGCTGTCTCGGGCTGTGTAGCGACGGGGGGACGGCGATCGTGATCCATCCACGCAACCGGTGGTACTCGGACGTTCGCCCCGACGACGTGCCCGATCTGCTTCATGAGGAGTTTGGACCTGATGCGTCGCGGCTGGGGATTGGATCGACAGACGAGTCCGGAGCCACGATCGAATAA
- a CDS encoding cobalt-precorrin-7 (C(5))-methyltransferase: MTTGYDLDVGPDPANVAAATPETERSHDATPVFAVGIGPGNTTYLTPRGKRAISQADVVVGFETVIEFVRDCTDAELLACGYANEAETLDLFAQRVANGATGTAVLMGDPNHSGYQFVGKVQTAVDSAVRIIPGISSLQVAASRARTPMETTTFVTLHKSGAITPDLARLCEQVGNRHLLVLPRPYDWMPGDIAATLLEAGASGSLTAIVFERLTHDDETITRTTLGELAAHAGGSDADDTPFSDLSVLAVRAEG; encoded by the coding sequence ATGACCACGGGGTACGATCTCGATGTCGGTCCCGACCCGGCGAACGTCGCCGCTGCAACTCCCGAGACGGAACGCAGCCACGACGCCACGCCGGTGTTCGCCGTCGGTATCGGTCCCGGAAATACGACGTATCTCACCCCCCGTGGCAAGCGCGCGATCAGCCAAGCGGACGTCGTCGTCGGCTTCGAGACGGTGATCGAGTTCGTTCGGGACTGTACCGACGCCGAATTGTTGGCGTGTGGCTACGCGAACGAAGCCGAAACGCTCGATCTGTTCGCCCAGCGGGTGGCGAACGGTGCCACTGGAACCGCCGTGTTGATGGGCGATCCCAACCATTCGGGTTACCAGTTCGTCGGCAAGGTCCAGACCGCCGTCGATTCTGCGGTTCGGATCATCCCGGGGATCTCCTCGCTGCAGGTGGCCGCTAGCCGCGCGAGAACTCCCATGGAGACAACGACGTTCGTCACTCTCCACAAAAGCGGGGCGATCACACCCGATCTGGCTCGGCTGTGTGAGCAGGTTGGCAACCGACACCTGCTCGTATTACCCCGTCCGTACGACTGGATGCCCGGTGATATCGCCGCAACGCTCCTCGAAGCAGGAGCATCGGGATCGCTCACTGCGATCGTCTTCGAACGGCTCACCCACGACGACGAAACGATCACGCGGACGACGCTCGGTGAACTCGCGGCTCATGCCGGTGGCTCGGACGCTGACGACACGCCGTTCTCGGATCTTTCCGTACTCGCCGTGCGGGCCGAGGGGTAG